A window from Theobroma cacao cultivar B97-61/B2 chromosome 3, Criollo_cocoa_genome_V2, whole genome shotgun sequence encodes these proteins:
- the LOC18606281 gene encoding scarecrow-like protein 22, with protein sequence MHFQLQAKGAVELAGFASICQQDKWIKQQEANSFSFANSFYYNNEQEPTSVLHMRRSQSPPTSASTLSSSFNGGAAGAGGGGNSTDNTTTTAATIAPPETSLPNNNKEEWATELQPIPSELDLVPGPGGGQRCNLGLEDWETMLSESAVSSSQDHSFLGWITGDVDDPSFGLKQLLQSGSTGPNPGLDFEGNAGLGVVDQGPGFDPIGSLNSSGPGNVISSAAPNLGGFPGSGFLPNTSNNGNGKIGSVMPSSSSVGVVNNHKVLGASVGLNTNIQNPVFTSPANNIGLPVSLPMLYQQQQQGQYVESQEEKPQILNAQVLMVQQQHPQNPNFFLPLPQEHHLLQPLPKRLNPGNLELSSQIPKLQFSDAGHELFMRKQQQQHMGFPHGVQFVPQQKPLMVAKQKVLGPGEEMAQQQQQHQYQLHQQQQTTLFDLLYRAAEQVGTGNFLHAQGILARLNHQLSSVGKPLQRAAFYFKEALQLLLIMNNPVSPPPLRSPTPFDVIFKMGAYKVFSEVSPLIQFVNFTCNQALLEALDDADRIHIVDFDIGFGAQWASFMQELPMRSRGAPSLRITAFASPSTHHPIELGLMRENLMQFANEIGVNFELEVLNFDCLDQTPYSLPMFRSNENEAVAVNFPVWSSSNQPSALPNLLRFVKQLSPKIMVSLDRGGDRNDLPFPQHIIHAFQSYINLFESLDAVNVTSDAVNKIERFLFVPRIESTVLGRLHAPEKMPLWRTLFSSAGFSPVTFSNFTETQAECVVKRAQVRGFRVEKRQASLVLCWLQGDLISVSAWRC encoded by the coding sequence ATGCACTTTCAGTTACAGGCTAAAGGGGCGGTAGAACTCGCGGGTTTTGCTTCGATTTGTCAACAAGACAAGTGGATAAAGCAGCAAGAAGCTAATAGCTTTAGCTTTGCAAACAGCTTCTACTACAACAACGAACAAGAACCGACTTCTGTTCTTCATATGAGAAGAAGCCAAAGCCCACCCACATCAGCATCcactctctcttcttctttcaaCGGCGGAGCCGCCGGTGCGGGCGGCGGAGGTAATTCCACCGACAACACAACCACCACGGCGGCCACCATAGCACCACCTGAGACTTCACTTCCAAACAACAACAAAGAAGAATGGGCCACGGAGCTTCAACCTATCCCGAGTGAACTAGACCTTGTTCCAGGGCCTGGAGGTGGTCAAAGATGCAATCTCGGATTGGAAGATTGGGAGACTATGTTGTCTGAATCGGCTGTGTCATCGAGTCAAGACCACTCGTTTCTGGGTTGGATCACTGGTGACGTGGATGACCCTTCCTTTGGTCTCAAACAGCTGCTTCAGAGTGGCAGTACTGGTCCTAATCCGGGTCTTGATTTTGAAGGCAATGCAGGGTTGGGGGTTGTTGATCAGGGTCCAGGGTTTGACCCAATTGGTAGCCTTAATAGTTCGGGTCCTGGTAATGTGATTTCAAGTGCTGCTCCTAATTTGGGTGGTTTTCCTGGTTCTGGGTTTCTGCCAAATACCAGCAATAATGGGAATGGGAAGATTGGTTCAGTCATGCCTAGTAGTTCTTCTGTTGGGGTGGTTAACAATCACAAGGTTCTTGGTGCTTCTGTTGGGTTGAATACTAATATTCAGAATCCAGTGTTTACTTCTCCAGCTAACAATATAGGTCTTCCTGTTTCTTTGCCAATGCTTTATCAACAGCAGCAGCAAGGTCAATATGTTGAAAGCCAAGAAGAGAAACCTCAGATTTTGAACGCCCAGGTTTTGATGGTTCAGCAACAGCATCCTCAAAATCCAAACTTTTTCTTGCCATTACCTCAAGAACATCACCTCCTCCAGCCTTTACCAAAGCGCCTCAATCCTGGTAACTTAGAACTTTCTTCTCAGATCCCAAAACTCCAATTTTCTGATGCCGGGCATGAGTTGTTTATGAGAAAGCAGCAGCAACAGCATATGGGGTTTCCTCATGGAGTTCAGTTTGTTCCTCAACAGAAGCCGCTGATGGTGGCAAAACAGAAAGTGTTGGGTCCAGGAGAGGAGATGGCTCAACAACAGCAACAACATCAGTACCAGTTACACCAGCAACAACAAACCACATTGTTCGACCTGCTTTACCGGGCTGCAGAGCAGGTAGGGACTGGGAATTTTTTACACGCGCAAGGGATATTGGCGCGGCTCAATCACCAGCTGTCTTCAGTAGGTAAGCCCCTTCAAAGGGCTGCTTTCTACTTCAAGGAGGCTTTGCAATTACTTCTCATCATGAATAACCCGGTCTCTCCCCCGCCTCTGAGAAGCCCTACCCCTTTCGATGTTATCTTCAAAATGGGGGCTTACAAGGTCTTCTCTGAGGTCTCTCCGCTCATCCAATTCGTAAATTTTACCTGCAACCAGGCCCTCCTTGAAGCTCTTGATGATGCTGATCGGATTCACATTGTGGACTTTGATATTGGATTTGGTGCTCAATGGGCTTCCTTTATGCAGGAGCTTCCCATGAGGAGTAGAGGAGCTCCTTCATTGAGAATTACTGCCTTTGCCTCACCTTCAACGCACCATCCTATTGAGCTTGGGCTTATGCGTGAAAATCTAATGCAATTTGCTAATGAGATCGGTGTAAATTTTGAGCTTGAGGtgcttaattttgattgtttagaTCAAACCCCTTATTCTTTGCCTATGTTTCgatcaaatgaaaatgagGCAGTTGCTGTGAACTTCCCGGTTTGGTCTTCTTCGAATCAGCCCTCTGCTTTGCCCAATCTTCTGCGCTTTGTGAAGCAGCTTTCGCCAAAAATTATGGTGTCCTTAGACCGAGGGGGTGATAGAAATGACCTGCCATTCCCACAACATATAATCCATGCCTTTCAGTCATATATAAACCTATTTGAATCACTTGATGCTGTTAATGTGACTTCTGATGCTGTGAACAAGATTGAGAGGTTCCTTTTTGTGCCAAGGATTGAAAGCACTGTGTTGGGGCGTCTGCATGCACCTGAGAAAATGCCTCTTTGGAGGACACTTTTTTCCTCAGCTGGTTTCTCCCCTGTAACATTCAGTAACTTCACTGAAACTCAGGCAGAATGTGTGGTAAAGAGGGCTCAAGTCAGGGGGTTTCGTGTTGAGAAGCGTCAGGCTTCACTTGTGCTTTGCTGGCTGCAGGGGGATCTTATCTCAGTTTCAGCTTGGAGGTGCTGA